One Parasphingorhabdus cellanae genomic region harbors:
- a CDS encoding tetratricopeptide repeat protein, protein MRFLSHFSMAVALATAGTLAISALPQEAHAQKKKKKSKEAEIKISKEIRPQVAAIQEAMGGETPATAKPLVESLLAQPLEADDKFIAGQLAIQLGSSLKDTALQEKGINASIDSGKTSAEQLPSFLFFSGNFAYSGGRYAEAQQRLQQAFDAGYRQNNIGALIAEAYFKENKNQEGLAALERALEAEKASGAKAPEDWYRRGAGIAMKNNVNGAAGNWTYKLVEAYPTGENWRAALSVYRDSANPKLSNQENLELMRLMRKADAMESERDYFEYADAADPRRLPGEVVSLLEEGLAKGDVPSSSSYVTETLAAARGSVAADKASLGASERDANKSANGKIALATADALLGYGDYAKAAALYQSAISKGGVDTARAQMGLGIAQVGQSNWDDAKQAFSSVTGSRKSIANFWSLWIDQKAAGTATPEPAPTAS, encoded by the coding sequence ATGCGTTTTCTATCTCATTTTTCTATGGCTGTTGCTCTGGCTACCGCTGGAACATTAGCCATTTCAGCTTTACCGCAAGAGGCGCACGCCCAGAAGAAAAAGAAAAAAAGCAAAGAAGCAGAAATTAAGATAAGCAAAGAAATTCGGCCGCAAGTCGCGGCTATCCAAGAAGCGATGGGAGGCGAAACGCCGGCGACAGCTAAGCCGCTTGTGGAATCTTTGTTGGCGCAGCCTTTAGAAGCCGATGACAAGTTTATCGCTGGTCAGCTGGCCATTCAGCTTGGGTCAAGCCTTAAAGACACCGCATTGCAAGAGAAGGGCATTAACGCTTCGATCGACAGTGGTAAAACCTCTGCAGAGCAATTGCCGTCTTTCCTTTTCTTCTCTGGCAATTTTGCATATTCAGGCGGTCGTTACGCCGAAGCGCAACAGAGGCTCCAACAGGCATTTGATGCGGGTTATCGACAGAATAATATCGGTGCTTTGATAGCCGAAGCTTATTTCAAAGAGAATAAGAACCAAGAAGGATTGGCTGCTCTAGAGCGCGCACTTGAAGCTGAAAAAGCTAGTGGCGCCAAAGCGCCTGAAGACTGGTATCGTCGCGGCGCCGGGATTGCGATGAAAAATAATGTCAATGGCGCAGCCGGCAATTGGACTTATAAACTGGTGGAAGCCTATCCAACAGGTGAAAACTGGCGCGCTGCGCTTTCGGTTTATCGGGATTCAGCTAACCCGAAATTATCGAACCAAGAAAACCTCGAACTCATGCGGTTGATGCGCAAAGCCGATGCCATGGAGAGTGAAAGGGATTATTTTGAATATGCTGACGCTGCTGATCCGCGGAGATTGCCTGGTGAAGTAGTTTCACTTTTGGAGGAAGGGCTTGCCAAAGGCGATGTTCCATCATCCAGTAGCTATGTAACAGAAACACTAGCTGCTGCGCGTGGCTCGGTTGCTGCAGATAAAGCTAGTCTAGGCGCCTCAGAACGTGATGCCAACAAGTCGGCCAACGGCAAGATAGCATTGGCGACGGCAGATGCTCTGTTGGGCTATGGAGATTATGCCAAAGCAGCTGCTCTATATCAGTCAGCGATTAGCAAGGGCGGCGTAGATACAGCGCGCGCACAAATGGGTCTGGGTATTGCGCAAGTCGGCCAAAGCAACTGGGACGATGCGAAACAGGCTTTCTCCAGTGTTACTGGTTCACGAAAAAGTATCGCCAATTTCTGGTCTTTGTGGATTGATCAAAAAGCCGCCGGAACGGCCACACCGGAACCTGCTCCAACCGCAAGCTAA
- a CDS encoding Lrp/AsnC family transcriptional regulator, which translates to MTDINLDEIDLQILERLQNEGRITNVELAQSVGLTAPPCLRRMRALEDSGIITDYHAAIDPAKMGFTITVFAMVSLKSQAESDLQAFEEHIESLPEVRECYMLNGEIDFMLKVVAKDLQEFQKFLTSKLTSAPNVASVKTSLTIRSAKNLPGVPIRE; encoded by the coding sequence ATGACTGATATAAATTTGGACGAAATTGACCTACAAATTCTGGAGCGACTTCAGAACGAAGGACGTATCACTAATGTGGAGCTTGCCCAAAGCGTTGGGTTAACAGCTCCGCCGTGCTTGCGCCGTATGCGTGCTCTGGAAGACAGCGGAATCATTACCGACTATCATGCCGCTATTGATCCGGCGAAAATGGGATTCACGATAACAGTTTTTGCAATGGTTAGTCTGAAAAGCCAGGCAGAATCTGATCTCCAGGCGTTTGAGGAACATATTGAGAGCCTTCCCGAAGTCCGCGAATGCTATATGCTTAATGGCGAAATTGACTTCATGCTAAAGGTTGTTGCAAAGGATCTGCAAGAATTTCAGAAATTTCTGACCAGCAAATTGACCTCTGCACCAAATGTGGCCAGCGTGAAAACATCGCTTACTATTCGGTCGGCAAAAAACCTTCCAGGCGTTCCGATTCGAGAATAG
- a CDS encoding GNAT family N-acetyltransferase has protein sequence MTSSAPSFLVKDGALSWPEIADMRQRIYPPEKLINTPMHGIEWSHAQRRVLLYVEREVRAVAGIHEREVLCDGQKTAVAGIGGVMTEPEFQGQGYGKLVMLHLVDILRTEGECAFGLLFCEDHNVAFYDKLGWVLFEGDLVVEQHGKTGPFAFRNTMVLPVNEPAKRTGHIDLCGLPW, from the coding sequence ATGACCTCCAGCGCGCCGAGCTTTTTAGTTAAAGACGGCGCGCTGAGCTGGCCAGAAATCGCGGATATGCGGCAACGAATCTATCCGCCCGAAAAACTCATCAACACACCTATGCACGGCATAGAATGGTCACATGCACAGCGGCGCGTGTTGCTTTACGTTGAGCGTGAAGTCAGGGCTGTCGCGGGCATTCATGAACGTGAAGTTCTTTGTGACGGTCAAAAAACTGCGGTCGCAGGTATTGGCGGCGTCATGACCGAACCGGAATTTCAGGGCCAAGGCTATGGCAAGCTGGTCATGCTTCACCTTGTGGACATACTGCGAACTGAGGGTGAATGTGCGTTCGGCTTGCTGTTTTGCGAGGACCACAATGTCGCCTTTTATGATAAATTGGGATGGGTCTTGTTTGAAGGTGATCTCGTAGTTGAGCAACATGGAAAAACTGGCCCCTTTGCCTTCAGAAATACTATGGTGCTACCAGTAAACGAGCCAGCCAAAAGGACGGGCCATATCGATTTGTGCGGATTGCCATGGTGA
- a CDS encoding YaaA family protein, producing the protein MIAIISPAKSLDFDSALPDHQTTKIRFPKETARLAVAISNLSKKKLKSIMPVSDNLIDLNRGRYSQFFDQPERSAIFAYSGDVYTGFEAQSLSKEGLDFAQGHLRILSGLYGLLRPFDPIRPHRLEMGTKWAPRYKKLTDFWKDKIASELANDLDETSERIIVNLASNEYWAAVKPHVDKLNARIIEVDFRKDGPDGPKFISFEAKRARGMMARYICENHLQDAEALKGFDSDGYQFDTENSTDESLRFVRS; encoded by the coding sequence GTGATTGCCATTATTTCTCCCGCCAAGTCGTTGGATTTCGACAGCGCTCTTCCCGATCATCAAACTACCAAAATCCGGTTTCCTAAAGAAACGGCGCGATTGGCTGTAGCTATCTCTAACCTCTCTAAAAAGAAGCTCAAATCAATCATGCCAGTCTCCGACAACCTGATTGATCTTAACCGGGGACGTTACAGCCAGTTTTTCGACCAACCCGAGCGTTCCGCCATCTTCGCGTATAGCGGTGATGTTTACACTGGATTTGAGGCGCAAAGCCTGAGCAAAGAAGGATTGGACTTTGCACAGGGACATTTGCGAATATTGTCGGGGCTCTATGGCCTGCTGCGCCCATTTGACCCAATTAGGCCGCATCGCCTTGAAATGGGTACCAAATGGGCCCCGCGATACAAAAAATTGACCGACTTCTGGAAAGATAAAATCGCTTCGGAACTTGCCAATGACCTAGACGAAACTAGTGAGCGTATAATCGTCAACCTGGCAAGCAACGAATATTGGGCAGCGGTAAAACCGCATGTTGATAAATTAAATGCTCGGATTATCGAAGTCGATTTCCGCAAAGATGGGCCCGACGGTCCCAAATTCATAAGCTTTGAAGCCAAACGCGCCCGCGGCATGATGGCCCGCTATATCTGCGAAAATCATTTACAAGATGCAGAAGCTCTTAAAGGTTTTGATAGCGACGGATATCAATTTGACACTGAAAATAGCACTGATGAGAGCCTGCGCTTTGTACGTTCATGA
- a CDS encoding SDR family NAD(P)-dependent oxidoreductase: MSNKTAIIVGASGGIGRSMADVLEQEEEFSQVIRLSRRPESPTTVDLKSEESIASAARWLKDQDIKPDMVFVATGLLHRGQKGPEKSMRELDTDWMLENYQINAIGPALIAKHFLPLMPKDQIIRFAAISARVGSISDNRLGGWYGYRAAKAGLNMIIRNLSIEWARKNKRSIIVALHPGTVDTGLSEPFQSNVPPGKLFDPERAALQLLDVLDGLKPADSGKIFAWDGEEIKP; encoded by the coding sequence ATGAGCAATAAGACTGCAATTATCGTCGGTGCTTCTGGAGGCATTGGTCGCTCAATGGCTGATGTGCTGGAACAAGAGGAGGAATTCTCCCAAGTCATCCGGTTGTCACGTCGCCCTGAAAGTCCGACCACAGTTGACCTCAAATCAGAGGAATCGATCGCCTCCGCTGCCCGTTGGCTTAAAGATCAGGATATCAAGCCTGACATGGTCTTTGTTGCTACAGGATTGCTTCATAGAGGACAAAAAGGCCCCGAAAAAAGCATGCGGGAGCTTGATACGGACTGGATGCTGGAAAACTATCAGATCAACGCCATTGGCCCTGCTCTGATCGCAAAACACTTTCTGCCGCTTATGCCCAAAGACCAGATTATTAGGTTTGCAGCTATTTCTGCTCGCGTCGGTAGTATTTCGGACAACCGGCTTGGTGGATGGTACGGTTATCGCGCAGCCAAAGCGGGGCTCAATATGATTATCCGCAACCTCTCGATCGAATGGGCACGCAAGAACAAACGCAGCATTATTGTCGCGCTCCACCCCGGCACCGTCGATACCGGGCTCAGTGAGCCGTTTCAGAGCAATGTGCCTCCTGGTAAATTGTTTGATCCTGAACGGGCTGCATTGCAGCTATTGGATGTTCTGGACGGTCTAAAACCTGCCGACAGTGGGAAGATTTTTGCCTGGGACGGCGAGGAAATCAAACCTTAA
- a CDS encoding TauD/TfdA dioxygenase family protein: MPIVVTPSGQACGAVVSGIDLSEPLNDEIVAEIRANWLKHHVLSFPRQNMSDDDLERFTLYFGDFGHDPFFDPIQGREHIAAIRRDADETSPLFAENWHSDWSFQEYPPAGTCLLGITIPPIGGDTLFANQHVALDVMPSDMRAKLEGKIAIHSARMAYAPDGAYGEKDEGRSMAIRPDESARETQRHPLVRAHPETGKLGLFSCMGYIIGFDEMTQTEAWPLLTELYAWQSREKFIYRHKWEPGTLVMWDNRSVLHCATGGYEGHDRLLHRTTIAASA; this comes from the coding sequence ATGCCCATCGTCGTCACACCTTCGGGGCAAGCCTGCGGGGCTGTCGTATCCGGAATTGATTTGTCTGAGCCTTTAAATGACGAAATAGTGGCAGAAATTCGTGCTAACTGGCTCAAACATCATGTGTTATCCTTTCCAAGACAAAACATGTCCGACGATGATCTGGAACGCTTCACGCTCTACTTTGGCGATTTTGGCCATGACCCCTTTTTCGATCCGATTCAGGGCCGTGAGCATATCGCTGCCATTCGCCGCGATGCCGATGAGACATCCCCGCTTTTTGCCGAAAACTGGCATAGCGACTGGAGTTTTCAGGAGTATCCGCCTGCTGGCACCTGTTTATTAGGTATCACGATACCACCAATCGGTGGTGACACTTTGTTTGCAAATCAACATGTTGCACTTGACGTCATGCCGTCAGATATGCGTGCAAAGCTAGAAGGGAAGATTGCGATTCATAGCGCTCGAATGGCCTATGCACCGGATGGAGCTTATGGTGAAAAGGATGAAGGACGCAGTATGGCCATTCGTCCGGACGAATCAGCACGGGAGACACAGCGTCATCCTCTTGTTCGGGCACATCCTGAAACCGGCAAGCTCGGCCTGTTCAGTTGTATGGGCTATATTATCGGGTTTGACGAAATGACCCAGACAGAAGCCTGGCCTTTATTGACTGAGCTTTATGCTTGGCAGAGCCGCGAGAAGTTCATCTATCGCCATAAATGGGAACCCGGCACATTGGTGATGTGGGACAACCGGTCGGTGTTGCATTGCGCCACCGGCGGTTATGAGGGCCATGACCGCTTGCTGCACCGAACAACTATTGCGGCCAGCGCTTGA
- the gyrA gene encoding DNA gyrase subunit A encodes MNEQTTAPEPSDIEPIDIVDEMKSSYMDYAMSVIVSRALPDVRDGLKPVHRRILFSSQEGGFVAGRPYRKCAKIVGDVMGNYHPHGDSAIYMALARMTQDWSMRVPLIDGQGNFGSMDPDMPASMRYTEARLNKVANSLLNDLDKDTVNFVDNYDGSRKEPSVLPARFPNLLVNGAGGIAVGMATNIPPHNLGEVITACLAYMDNSAITVDELIDIIPGPDFPTAPLILGQSGAKSAYREGRGSIMMRARHEIEEGRGDKRSIVLTSIPFQVGKSGLVEKIAEAAKDKRIEGVSDIRDESSRAGVRVVIDLKRDATTDVVLNQIWRFTPAQSSFPANMLAIRGGRPEVLNLRDIIEAFVKFREEVITRRTKFELNKARERAHVLLGLVVAVTNMDEVVRIIRGSSTPVEARESLLAREWPIAEIAGYIKLVEAIETEVEGDIYKLSAIQVKAILDLRLQKLTALGREEIGDELKDLATAIEEYLSILADRVKLYAVMREELETVRDEFTTPRVSEITAAWDGLEDEDLMERAEMVVTVTHGGYIKRTPLDTFRAQRRGGKGRAGMATKDEDAITELFVTSTHTPVLFFSTHGKVYRLKVWKLPEGGPQTKGRPMVNLLPLAEGETISTVLPLPEDEDEWGKLHVMFATAKGGVRRNSMDSFTNVPSNGKFAMKFDEDSDDHLIGVELLTDDDDVLLATKNGKAIRFAGDAVRSFQSRTSTGVRGIALKGDDEVISLSVLRGFEASTEERDQYLKAAPWKENENTSELSPERLAEFAETEDFILTVCANGYGKRSSAFEYRQSGRGGQGILNIDNIKRNGTVIASFEAKNEEQIMLVTDQAKLIRMKVADMRVIGRNSSGVKLFDVSPGETVVGAAKIDEEDEPENEAEELVAEELIADTPPETAAEPETGDDPET; translated from the coding sequence GTGAACGAACAAACCACTGCACCAGAACCATCTGATATTGAACCGATTGATATCGTCGATGAAATGAAATCGAGCTACATGGATTACGCCATGTCGGTCATTGTCAGCCGCGCGTTGCCTGACGTTCGGGACGGCCTGAAACCAGTTCATCGGCGGATTTTATTTTCGTCCCAAGAAGGCGGCTTTGTCGCCGGACGGCCTTATCGCAAATGCGCCAAAATCGTCGGCGATGTTATGGGCAATTATCACCCCCACGGCGATAGTGCGATTTACATGGCGCTGGCCCGGATGACACAAGACTGGTCGATGCGAGTACCGCTGATCGATGGCCAGGGTAATTTTGGCTCAATGGACCCGGATATGCCGGCATCCATGCGGTATACAGAGGCGCGGCTCAACAAAGTTGCGAACAGTCTGCTCAACGATCTCGACAAAGACACGGTAAATTTTGTTGATAACTATGACGGTAGCCGCAAGGAACCTTCGGTTTTACCTGCCCGCTTCCCCAACCTGCTTGTTAATGGCGCAGGTGGTATTGCGGTCGGCATGGCGACCAACATTCCGCCACATAATCTCGGCGAAGTGATCACTGCCTGTCTTGCTTATATGGACAATTCAGCGATTACAGTAGATGAATTGATTGACATCATCCCGGGCCCTGATTTCCCCACAGCACCACTCATTTTAGGCCAATCTGGCGCTAAATCCGCTTATAGAGAAGGTCGGGGTTCGATAATGATGCGCGCGCGCCATGAAATTGAGGAAGGCCGTGGCGATAAGCGCTCCATTGTCCTGACATCCATTCCTTTTCAGGTTGGTAAATCAGGCCTAGTGGAAAAAATTGCGGAAGCAGCAAAAGACAAGCGGATTGAAGGTGTTTCCGATATCCGGGACGAATCAAGCCGGGCCGGTGTTCGTGTGGTTATCGATCTGAAGCGTGATGCGACGACTGACGTTGTATTGAACCAGATTTGGCGCTTCACCCCTGCTCAATCGAGTTTTCCAGCCAACATGCTGGCCATCCGAGGCGGACGGCCTGAAGTGCTCAACCTGCGCGATATTATCGAAGCATTTGTCAAATTCCGTGAAGAAGTCATTACCCGGCGGACAAAATTTGAACTAAACAAAGCCCGCGAACGCGCGCATGTCTTGCTTGGATTGGTCGTAGCGGTCACTAATATGGATGAAGTGGTGCGCATCATCCGCGGATCATCGACACCAGTGGAAGCGCGTGAATCCTTGCTCGCACGTGAATGGCCGATTGCCGAAATTGCTGGCTATATCAAACTGGTCGAAGCCATCGAAACTGAGGTTGAAGGCGATATTTACAAGCTTTCCGCCATTCAGGTGAAGGCGATACTGGATCTGCGTCTACAGAAATTAACTGCTCTTGGCCGTGAAGAAATTGGCGATGAATTGAAAGATCTTGCAACTGCTATTGAAGAATATCTCTCAATATTGGCCGATCGCGTAAAACTCTATGCGGTGATGCGTGAGGAACTGGAAACGGTACGCGATGAATTTACGACACCGCGTGTCAGCGAAATTACCGCGGCCTGGGATGGCCTGGAAGATGAAGACCTGATGGAACGCGCCGAGATGGTCGTGACTGTAACCCATGGCGGCTATATCAAGCGAACACCACTCGATACTTTCCGCGCGCAGAGGCGCGGCGGCAAAGGCCGAGCCGGTATGGCGACCAAGGATGAGGACGCGATTACCGAATTGTTTGTCACATCGACACATACCCCGGTGCTGTTCTTCTCTACCCATGGCAAGGTTTACCGCCTGAAGGTCTGGAAACTGCCGGAAGGCGGGCCACAGACCAAAGGGCGACCGATGGTCAATCTATTGCCTTTGGCGGAGGGCGAAACAATTTCGACCGTTTTACCGCTGCCAGAAGACGAAGACGAATGGGGCAAATTGCATGTGATGTTTGCAACCGCCAAGGGCGGTGTCCGGCGCAACAGTATGGACAGCTTCACCAATGTGCCCTCGAACGGCAAATTTGCCATGAAATTTGATGAGGATAGCGATGATCACTTGATCGGTGTGGAATTGTTGACCGATGATGATGATGTACTGCTGGCGACAAAAAATGGCAAGGCAATCCGCTTTGCTGGTGATGCCGTGCGGTCTTTCCAGAGCCGCACATCGACCGGTGTCCGGGGGATTGCGCTGAAAGGCGATGATGAGGTGATCTCTCTTTCCGTATTGCGCGGATTCGAAGCCTCTACGGAAGAACGTGATCAATATCTCAAAGCCGCGCCCTGGAAAGAGAATGAAAACACTTCAGAACTGTCTCCGGAACGTCTTGCAGAATTTGCTGAAACCGAAGATTTTATCCTGACAGTTTGCGCTAATGGCTATGGGAAGCGCTCCAGCGCCTTTGAATATCGCCAGTCCGGTCGCGGTGGCCAAGGCATATTGAATATCGACAATATCAAACGTAACGGCACGGTTATCGCCAGTTTTGAAGCCAAAAATGAGGAACAGATCATGTTGGTCACTGATCAGGCCAAGCTGATCCGGATGAAAGTGGCGGATATGAGAGTGATTGGCCGCAATAGTTCCGGCGTTAAGCTATTTGATGTTTCGCCAGGTGAAACTGTGGTTGGCGCAGCCAAGATTGACGAAGAAGATGAGCCGGAGAACGAAGCGGAAGAACTGGTAGCCGAGGAGTTAATAGCTGATACTCCACCAGAAACTGCCGCAGAACCCGAAACCGGGGATGATCCTGAAACATGA
- a CDS encoding sensor histidine kinase yields the protein MNEDVQSGLTRLRDLHDKVNEADRVAAVKALYGRLRSAPLLVYLCADDDPICDAAIIAADLSDEEWIDVLPQLSTRGQEAVKMRPDLRPLASKMLNIHALDGDEPSEPLLFVEDAENDNLVEKHLEPKTEEASQISALVAKIADYQKKRSTDIPLRDLEHRSYFVDAINAINFETDDSGTIIWAEGPPKGAIVGVTIAEPTFDDGPGPDAYGAAAFRQRMPLENARMRLCGAPVVAGDWRMSAIPYFGEETGRFKGYRGVMRRPNAAEDAGHNDLDVERREQLQQLIHELRTPLNAIIGFSEIIEQQLFGPASFEYRSLSRTITDEARRLLAGFEDIDIAAKIDAGQMESLSGLTEPDWLLERLAQRLQSLTDSKSVDLRINKAEPVRSFALDSESVERIFARLLSAAIIACENGEELRADLRTQIGGQPVNYFSLSRPSRIKGISEEQLLDPSRGIDGDSSDAPLLGLGFSLRLVRNLAKSANGSLTISDDSIGLTLPAAATSEIGLRETEIE from the coding sequence ATGAACGAAGACGTTCAGTCCGGTTTAACGCGGCTGCGCGACTTGCATGATAAGGTAAATGAAGCAGATCGCGTCGCTGCGGTTAAAGCTCTATATGGTCGGCTTCGGTCTGCGCCTCTATTGGTTTATCTTTGTGCTGATGATGATCCGATTTGCGACGCCGCTATTATTGCCGCTGACTTGTCCGATGAAGAATGGATCGATGTTCTTCCGCAGCTATCAACTCGCGGACAGGAAGCTGTCAAGATGAGACCGGATCTTAGGCCTTTAGCCAGCAAAATGCTGAATATACATGCCTTGGATGGAGATGAACCATCAGAACCTCTGCTTTTCGTGGAAGATGCGGAAAACGATAACTTGGTTGAAAAGCATCTTGAGCCAAAAACAGAAGAAGCGTCACAAATTAGTGCACTCGTGGCGAAAATTGCTGACTATCAAAAGAAGAGATCGACTGACATACCCTTAAGGGATTTGGAGCATCGGAGCTATTTCGTCGATGCCATTAATGCGATCAACTTTGAAACCGATGATAGCGGCACGATCATTTGGGCCGAAGGGCCTCCAAAAGGTGCTATCGTCGGCGTTACGATAGCAGAACCCACTTTCGATGACGGCCCCGGACCGGACGCCTATGGCGCAGCCGCCTTCCGTCAACGGATGCCGCTTGAAAATGCGCGCATGCGACTATGCGGCGCTCCGGTGGTCGCGGGTGATTGGCGGATGTCGGCAATCCCGTATTTTGGCGAAGAAACGGGGCGTTTCAAGGGCTATCGCGGCGTTATGCGGCGACCCAATGCCGCAGAAGATGCCGGGCACAACGACCTTGACGTCGAACGGCGCGAGCAATTGCAGCAGCTTATCCACGAATTGCGGACTCCGCTTAACGCGATTATCGGCTTTAGCGAGATTATCGAACAGCAGCTATTTGGGCCGGCGTCTTTTGAATATCGTTCGTTGTCGCGCACGATTACAGATGAAGCGCGGCGTCTGCTCGCTGGCTTTGAAGATATTGATATCGCCGCAAAAATTGATGCGGGCCAAATGGAGAGTCTATCGGGTTTGACGGAACCTGACTGGTTGCTGGAGCGTCTTGCGCAACGTTTGCAAAGCCTGACGGACAGCAAATCTGTAGACCTTCGCATCAACAAGGCAGAGCCGGTGCGATCCTTCGCTTTGGATAGTGAATCGGTTGAGCGCATTTTTGCGCGGCTGTTGTCAGCAGCCATTATTGCATGCGAAAATGGCGAAGAGTTACGGGCCGACCTAAGGACCCAGATTGGTGGACAGCCGGTCAATTATTTCAGCCTTTCCCGTCCGTCCCGGATCAAAGGGATTTCTGAAGAACAATTGTTGGACCCCTCGCGGGGAATTGATGGGGACAGCAGTGATGCGCCGCTTTTAGGTCTCGGTTTCTCGCTTCGCCTGGTGCGTAATTTGGCTAAATCCGCCAACGGATCATTAACGATTTCCGATGATAGCATAGGCTTGACCCTACCTGCGGCTGCGACTAGCGAGATTGGGCTTAGGGAAACAGAAATAGAATAA